TGCTAATCGGCAGTACGAAATTGAATTTCGGTTTGGAAGCCGCTGTCGATGACTATAAACGCCTCATTGATAACGCCGCCGCGCTCGGCACGAAGTGGCTGCTCGATTGTGGTACGGGGAACGAAGCACACTACGCGGACTATTTTGAGTTGATGCGTCAGGCTGCGCCACATGCAGGGGAAATGGGTGTCAACATTACCATGAAACCCCACGGTGGAATCAGCCTTACCGTCCAAGATCTCCTTGACGCTGATGGTAAAGTGAATCACCCCGCCTTTGGGATTTGTTACGATCCGGGCAATATCATCTATTATACCAAAGGCGATCTTCGTCCCGAAACCGATGTGGCGATCGCTGCACCGAAAGTGACAACGACAATCATCAAGGATTGTGTCGTTGAGGATGGTGTACCCGATGTAATGGTAACGCCGGGCGAAGGCTTAGTTGATTTTGAGACGGTTCTTAATGGGCTAGTTAATGGTGGCTTTGAGGGACCACTATATGTCGAATGTGTTGGTGGGACAACAGTGGACGAAATCAACACAAACACCAAAGCGACGTTGAAGCTGGTGAGCGGTATTTTGGGATGAACCCTTTTTTGGTCATTTGAAACTTTAACACCCATCCCGCTCGTCCCGACAGGTCGGGATCC
The Candidatus Poribacteria bacterium genome window above contains:
- a CDS encoding sugar phosphate isomerase/epimerase, giving the protein MARMARSTSALNPRTNLGSILERRSYETYNRLSEACDHIAAAGYTDVAVFANAGQIPVRSDSTDAEITAARKAAADAGLAPSMLIGSTKLNFGLEAAVDDYKRLIDNAAALGTKWLLDCGTGNEAHYADYFELMRQAAPHAGEMGVNITMKPHGGISLTVQDLLDADGKVNHPAFGICYDPGNIIYYTKGDLRPETDVAIAAPKVTTTIIKDCVVEDGVPDVMVTPGEGLVDFETVLNGLVNGGFEGPLYVECVGGTTVDEINTNTKATLKLVSGILG